The Euwallacea similis isolate ESF13 chromosome 35, ESF131.1, whole genome shotgun sequence genome has a segment encoding these proteins:
- the LOC136418440 gene encoding arylalkylamine N-acetyltransferase 1-like yields the protein MSLTFGPSIFKILSVSIRCSINQHAHNTRCFSLFRRKQDIKEVSPYLIMRANKDDFDEVLKVMHEGYFDGEPTINGLDISPNLVMDERVRHAMSEGYTLVAKCKHNGCIVGACINESTNPWDPDLEEKLARKIQSENMRKLLMFYAHTMRVPDLWKYLGVQKVYEMAYVFVKRPYRKKGLAYRLLDHSKALGMDAGFPVVRCDATSVHTARICNRLGMQKIAEIPYRTYLDQNLKPIFKPPCSHESVKIYCDCSPHYHRLKKKIVEKSKSC from the exons ATGTCACTCACATTCGGCCCATCCATCTTCAAAATTCTCTCCGTCTCTATACGATGCAGCATAAACCAACACGCCCACAACACCAGGTGTTTCTCTTTATTTCGTAGAAAACAG GATATAAAAGAAGTTTCACCTTACTTAATCATGCGAGCCAACAAAGACGACTTCGACGAAGTCCTCAAAGTCATGCATGAGGGGTACTTTGATGGGGAACCCACTATAAACGGCCTCGATATCTCCCCTAATCTCGTAATGGATGAGCGGGTTCGACATGCAATGTCTGAAGGATACACTCTAG TGGCGAAATGCAAACATAATGGCTGCATAGTCGGAGCCTGCATCAATGAATCAACAAATCCGTGGGACCCCGACTTGGAGGAAAAACTGGCCCGTAAAATACAGTCTGAAAACATGAGGAAACTGCTAATGTTCTACGCCCACACAATGAGAGTTCCTGACCTTTGGAAGTATCTAGGAGTGCAGAAAGTATATGAG ATGGCTTATGTGTTCGTAAAGAGACCTTACCGCAAGAAGGGTCTAGCCTATCGCCTTTTGGATCATTCCAAAGCTTTAGGGATGGATGCAGGTTTTCCTGTAGTGAGATGCGACGCTACAAGCGTGCATAC GGCAAGAATCTGCAATCGTTTGGGGATGCAAAAAATAGCCGAGATTCCCTATCGCACCTACTTGGACCAGAATTTAAAACCTATTTTCAAACCTCCATGTTCTCACGAGAGTGTGAAGATTTATTGCGATTGTTCGCCTCACTATCACCGactgaagaagaaaattgttgaaaagaGCAAGTCTTGTTAG
- the LOC136418513 gene encoding protein Malvolio-like, translating into MTAGGQDKAEDKEASQKKNYKDSYYYEHNGDLETYFSNNKIDIPETESTGFSFRKLWAFTGPGFLMSIAYLDPGNIESDLQSGAIAQYRLLWVLFASTILGFVMQCLAAKLGVVTGLHLAEMCHRQYKKLPRILLWLMIEIAVIGSDMQEVIGTAIAIYMLSNKVIPLWGGCLITIIDTFTFLFLDKYGLRKLELFFCLLIGIMGVTFGYEYVVSAPPSGEVTKGLFYPVCHNCDSEILLQAVGVVGAVIMPHNLYLHSALVKSRNVDRKKPEKISEANLYFAIESAIALLVSLVINIFVVGVFAFGMFEKTNNELLDVCRNQSDKMFDIAKDAFDANDEIVDPDIYKGGVFLGCTYTMAAMIIWAIGILAAGQSSTMTGTYAGQFSMEGFLNLQWPKWKRVLFTRSIAMVPTFLTAFFSTLDQLSTLNDLLNAIMSLQLPFALIPTIAFTSNPRLMGKFVNGIGYKTVSILLAVAIIAINVFFVISEIGKNIIVLVLVYIYAVFYIIFVVYVAVHMILSFGGDKYNHIGWVQKYFTVPLDENNRQYIN; encoded by the exons ATGACTGCTGGGGGACAAGACAAGGCTGAAGATAAGGAG GCCAGtcagaagaaaaattacaaagacTCTTATTACTATGAACACAATGGGGATCTGGAAACCTACTTCTCTAATAACAAAATTGACATTCCAGAAACAGAATCG ACTGGATTCAGCTTCAGAAAACTATGGGCCTTCACCGGACCTGGATTTCTCATGTCCATAGCATACCTAGATCCAGGAAACATTGAAAGTGATCTGCAATCAGGGGCAATTGCTCAATACCGGTTACTATGGGTACTATTTGCCTCCACAATTCTTGGTTTTGTAATGCAATGCTTAGCAGCAAAACTTg GAGTGGTAACAGGGCTGCATTTGGCCGAAATGTGCCATAgacaatacaaaaaattaccaaGGATACTCTTATGGCTCATGATCGAAATTGCGGTTATTGGGTCAGACATGCAAGAAGTTATAGGAACTGCCATTGCAATTTACATGTTATCAAATAAAGT AATTCCATTGTGGGGTGGCTGCCTGATAACAATCATCGACACATTCACATTCCTGTTTCTAGATAAGTACGGTTTGAGGAAGTTGGAACTGTTTTTCTGTCTCTTGATTGGAATAATGGGGGTAACCTTCGGATATGAATATGTAGTGTCTGCTCCACCTTCCGGAGAAGTCACTAAGGGTCTCTTTTACCCTGT ATGTCACAACTGTGATTCCGAAATTTTACTGCAAGCCGTAGGGGTTGTGGGGGCTGTCATTATGCCTCACAATCTTTACCTTCACTCAGCTTTGGTAAAGTCCAGAAACGTGGACAGGAAAAAGCCAGAAAAAATCTCCGAGGCCAACTTGTACTTTGCCATTGAAAGTGCTATTGCTCTGCTTGTCAGTCTGgttatcaacatttttgttgTTGGTGTATTTGCATTTGGCatgtttgaaaaaactaaCAATGAGCTG TTGGATGTTTGCAGAAATCAAAGTGACAAAATGTTTGACATAGCTAAGGATGCATTTGAT gcaaatgACGAAATAGTGGATCCCGACATTTATAAAGGAGGAGTTTTCTTGGGGTGCACATATACGATGGCTGCAATGATTATTTGGGCAATTGGAATTTTAGCTGCCGGACAAAGTTCTACCATGACTGGTACTTATGCTGGGCAGTTTTCTATGGAAG GATTCTTGAATTTGCAATGGCCGAAATGGAAGAGGGTTCTCTTCACAAGAAGCATTGCCATGGTACCCACTTTCCTTACCGCCTTCTTCAGCACCCTGGATCAACTCTCAACTCTCAACGACTTGCTCAATGCCATTATGAGTCTTCAGCTACCATTCGCACTGATCCCCACCATTGCCTTTACCAGCAATCCTCGGCTAATGGGAAAATTCGTAAATGGAAT AGGATATAAGACAGTTTCAATTCTACTGGCAGTGGCAATAATAGCCATCAACGTGTTCTTCGTCATAAGTGAAATCGGGAAAAACATCATTGTGCTGGTTTTAGTCTACATTTATGCAGTTTTCTACATTATATTTGTAGTCTACGTCGCGGTGCACATGATCCTTAGTTTTGGAGGTGATAAGTACAACCATATAGGGTGGGTACAGAAGTATTTCACTGTTCCTTTGGACGAGAACAACAGgcaatatattaattaa